The window GGTTCTTTAGTGCCAGTTGATTGGAGTAAGTGTTGTTACAAACAGAGCAGTAATATTCACCTGTTTTATGAGAGTTTCTGTGGTTGACCAGACTGCCTGCGTGGCGGTATGTACGCCCACACTGGTCACAAGCGAAAGGTCGTTGGTCGCCTGTGTCCTCTGATTTGACTGAAGTTTCAGATTTTGTTTGTACCATCTTTTCTTCAGACAGCTGCTTACAGCGCCGGACTGAGGTAAAAGCCTGACTGGGGTTTTCAGTTGAGGACTGCATTCCTTCATCTGACCTTGTCCCATTCATCTGCATGAGGGCCTGGATCTGGTTGTTGAGTTCCTGGATTTTGGCTTGGTTTTCTTTGTGCCTTCTCAGGTGGTTCAATAGCTGCTTCTGAATTTTGAAGGCTTTCCCACACTCATGGCAAGTATGCCTGGGGGAGGAGACAAAGGCATGTGGTTAATTCTGTGTTTGCACAACAAGGACTACACAAGGAATAGAGCcacagtgaaaaaaacacatctgcgacacaaaaaaatgctttttttgtttaacaATTACAAATAATTTCCAACAAGAATTGACAACTGGCGACACAACATATGAGAATTTTGTGAGAATTCATGATATGCACTCTTGTTGGAACTAACCTCTTAATATCAAAGTGGGACCTCTGATGGTTTTTAAGGGCCAACAGGTTGTAGAAACGTTTCTGGCAGACGAGACATCTGAACACACCTGTTTTATGGGATTTTTTGTGGTTAAGGAGGGAGCCAGCATGTCTGTATGATCGCCCACACTGATCACATTTGTACTGACGATCCTCTGTATCCACAGTGTCTTTGACGTGACTTGTTTCTTCATGCTGGGTGACATCGTTTACTTTTATTTCCACTTTACCGTTTGTTGACTCATCTTTCTTTCCAGCCGTGCAGCCATGGTTTTCAAGATGATGGTAGCTGGTGCAAAAGATGCCACAGCTGCCGCAGATGATACTGTGCGCTTCCTCCTTGCTTCCAGAGCCAGCGCTGTTGTTCACATGTAAATTAGTACTGTTATTTACCTGGTCTGTGTTGTGTAGAAGCTGATGAGTAATCAAGTCCTGCCTATTGGCAAAACTTTCCCCACATGTACTACAGATAATCATCTCCCCCGGCTCTTCGTCTTTCACTTCTTCATGGGAGGACATGGAAGAAGGCCCTGAGCTTGCAGGAGTGCTGTGGGACTGTGTGTGTCCTCGGAGGTGGCTCCTGAGAGCCCTCATGCTGGTGTAGCTGTTTCCACATATAGAGCACTGATAAAgatcaccatcatcatcctcctcgtCAGCATTATCACCTTCTCCGCCACCGTTCAGCTGATCACTGCTCATATTTTCATGGAAACTCTGTTCAAAGTAACTTTGGTCATGGCTACCGTTCAGACCATGAAACTCTACATTACTCGCTGGATTTCCAATGGCACAGTGGCCATTGCTGTCCTGGAAGTTAATACTACTGTCATAGTCACTGCTAGTAGTGTCATGTTGCTGCTGTAGCAGTGGACAACTGTGAGACTTAATACCTGCAATATCTGCAAATGTCTCACCAcagtctgcacacatgtgcctCTGCATCAGGTGTTCATTGTGAGGTAGATGCACAGTCATGTCTTGGGAAAAGTCCTGATTAAACTGCTCATGGTACAACGCTCCATTGCTGTGGTCAAGTCCATTCTCCTGGTCGATACCAAGTGCAAGGTGAGTgctgtcctcttcctccacttGGGAAGAGAAGCAGCCCTGCTGGTTATCCAGAGTCAGAGGCTCTGAGGAGAGCCAATCTCCCTCATTGGTGAGGCTAAAAGATGATGGCTGAGCTTTGTGGAGGCGAAGATGACTTTTGAGGGCGGCCAGGTGAGGATAACTCTTTCTGCAGATGGAACACTGGTAAATCCCGACCTGATGTGACCTTTTGTGGTTGATGAGGCTTCCAGAGTGGCGGTAGCTTTTCCCGCAGATTTGACACTTGAAGGGACGCTCATCAGAATCTACAGTAGTctcttcagttttgttttcattgtcagtgttttgtgtatgcACCAGAGCAGGATTGAGAATGTTCACGTCTATGATTGGGGGTTCTCCCTGAGTGCTATTGGAAGATGGTGTTCGATTATTAGAACAGTCCGAGTACACGTGACCGTTGCTTCTAATCTGCTCCTGTGGCTGATCAAAACCTCCAAGATTATCTACTGATGACACGGAAGGAACATTATTTATAGGAGATGCATAAAAATTTGACTCAGGTGAAGCAATGCTATTGTCGTATGAAATATTATGGTTTTCTGAAAAGTTGTCTTGAAGCCCAAATGACACAGATGAGGAGTTGTGCATTTGGATGTGTTCCTGGAACTCTTCATCATTGGGAAATAGTACCTGACACAAATGGCAAAAATTAACTGGAGCATCCTGGCTCTGAGGTGAAAACTGGTCCAGTGATGTGCCTGTGTATGACCCGCCCATCGAACTGGGGTCTGCCCCGCTTCTTGCCTTGTGAGTTCTCTGGTGGCTGTAGAGGGCAGCCATGTTATTGAACAGTTTGAAACACACCGTGCACTCAAACATTCCAACTTGGTGAGTCTTTTTATGATTGGTCAGGCTTCGATGGTGTATATATGACTTATCACACAAATCACATCTGAAAGGTCGATCTGCGGCATCATCAGAGGTCTCAGATTGTGCATTATAAACAACCCCCACCTTGTCCTCAGCTGGGCTGTTTTCTGTAGAAATCCCAACGCTGGTCGACTGCTCGTTCAAATGATGCGGGtgattattttcaaattcatgtttattttcatgtgtggCATACTCCATATCTACTTTCCTATATGACTGCTCCTTTACTCTCCTTGTGAGATGAACCCTCTCATGTGTAGCAAGTTGTGTTGCCAGACGAAAAGCCTTCCCACATTCTGTGCAGGAATACTTTTTCTGAGAGGTATGGCTCCGTAGATGACTTTTCAGGGCCAAAGCGTTAGAGTTTTCTTTACCACAGATGTTACATTGAAAGGAACCCACATCGTGAGTCTTTTTGTGGTTAGCTAGGCTACCGGCATGCCTGTAACCACGTccacattcatcacatttaaatttgcgttcttcttcttgttgaaGGTGAGCATCCATGTGTTCAAGCAGACTGGGCATACTGGGACATACCATGCCACACTGTTTGCAAGGAAACCCTGTTGTCCTGCCAGGGTCTTGCACAGCCATGACAATATAATGATTGAAATAAGTGCACCAGACACAGAGTGTATGAATATGCAGGGGGGAAATGCATTAGATGCCTTTCTTGTCCTTATAAAAAGAAGACAGTTCTTTACAATAAAAGGTCCAAGGAGCATCCAGGGAGGGGACACTGCAGATGATTTTGATAACTGGATCCACTGGACTTGGATTTAGGAGAGGCAGGTGAATCAAGCTGTTGGCGACAGAAGAGACATGAGTTTGAGATGCAAGGAATACATTAACAACTCATGTAACTTATTTTTCCCAAGATTGCTCAGTATTCaatctgttttatataatactCTACACATGATAAAGGgtacaacaaaaaataactgaaatatttatatatatattattattattattattattatataaacatttataaatattttgtattcatGCAATCATTCTACAATACAAACTAACAACTTAACCAATACAACACACCCATGTCAGTTCTGTACATGAACATCTCATAATTTAGATTGAGATTCTCTGATCTACATTTGTCAAAGTcgacaataaaaaaattaaaaaaaaaacgccaaGCAATTTTGATTTAAATGCGTGTTTAGCAGCATGTAAGCAGCATCTGCACAGGCTGCATCTCTGCACGAGCAGGCTAATTTGGACTAGCTATGTCAATAAACCGGGACACCAACGCCTCTCTCTACAAATTTATCGCCACAGCAAATGGCCATATTCTccgactttttaaaaatgattcaacTTGAAGGCGCTCATCCTCATCTTACTAAAACGACGAGCGAACAAACGAATCACAGTTGAATTTGTACACCAGAGCAgtgagctaacgttagcgccCTACCTGCTAGCTAAACAAACATTGCACCAAAAAAGCCAAGaagtcgttttttttttaaaatgcggGATCACAGCGGCAACAAATGCGTCAAATTAAATACCTGCAACAGTACTCGTTCAATGCACGCTCCTGATgatatatattcattcattattttaaagACATCATTTTTATCTAAAGGGCAACCCCCCCTTTTTAAAcaattgcctttttttcttccatccGTATTTCCACATTGCTCTTGTTGCTAGGGAACAGGAAATGTGCAGCAGTGAAATACTTCCCCCTCCAAAGTCGCTAAAAGTTGATGACATAAAACGGCACCCAGCGCTGTGTTAAAGTTATCATAAAgaacaaatcaaacacaaataaaaaattgaaatatcaGTTTCATTATACTGCACTTGGTTTTATCACACGTAGCTGAGCTATTGACTGACACTAactttttttgtacagtaataATTTTATCTCCAGCTTAATAAGCCATTATTGTCACAAAACGTGttaaatttattaaaaacaacctGGTTTTATCAGGTGGTTTCTAGTAAATTTATATAGTGCTCTTTtcgatatatatatttttttacattatacGTATTAAAATGTTGCACACTTGGCTTGCCGGGAGCTGTCGTCATCATGGTCCTAGAGCCGTCCTACTTCATTCTGCAGCCAGTCAACACGGATCATCGTGTCTTCACAAGAAATGCAGTCGTGTACCGAGACGCTTCTCCAGGCATTATCGACCAACTATTAATGTCCTGATTCAGGTAAGAAAGACCCTTTGAGTCTAAAAATACAGACACGGTGCAAAGACAGAGCTGATGATGCCACTATCGAGTGAGTTGGTGCCGCCGGTCCTAAAGCCAGCCATTTTGagtttgtgaaaaaaacaaattagcaAGCAAGCTAACGAGGATGAATACGTACATGTTGTCACCGGTTGTTAACGCTGTCGCATCGACGCATGATTGATCGATCCGTGTCTCTGGCCGGACACATATcagtcattcacacactcaGTGATCTTTGTCATTGCATCGCCAACTTCCTCTGGCATCAAAGCGGTTAGCTTATTGTCCCTGAGGTCCTAATGCCAGCCATTTTGTGACTTAATGCACACCCACATATTTCTGTTATTATGTTATAATACAGATTTTTCCTGGTGCAGCATCAGTCACTGTCACTGATTATCATCTCTGCTAATTCATACCTGACAGGAGTGTGTCTATGGAACAAACTTATCTTACAGTCTCCTAATGCTGCTAATAATCTATTTATAGAATTATTGcagtgagggtttttttttttatatcatccCTTTGCAGATATAAAGATGACCTCTCCCCAGCCTGGCAGCCCACCTCTTGCAGAGCAGTACACCCCTCCTTCACAGGATGAGGAGAGCCCACAAGAGGAAGAGGTGGTGAGAGATCAGCCTGCAAAAAAACGTGGCAGAGGCCGGCCTCCGAAAGCCAAACTGTCATTCAAATGCTCTTCATGCACAGAGGCTTTCAG is drawn from Thunnus thynnus chromosome 20, fThuThy2.1, whole genome shotgun sequence and contains these coding sequences:
- the znf646 gene encoding zinc finger protein 646, translated to MAVQDPGRTTGFPCKQCGMVCPSMPSLLEHMDAHLQQEEERKFKCDECGRGYRHAGSLANHKKTHDVGSFQCNICGKENSNALALKSHLRSHTSQKKYSCTECGKAFRLATQLATHERVHLTRRVKEQSYRKVDMEYATHENKHEFENNHPHHLNEQSTSVGISTENSPAEDKVGVVYNAQSETSDDAADRPFRCDLCDKSYIHHRSLTNHKKTHQVGMFECTVCFKLFNNMAALYSHQRTHKARSGADPSSMGGSYTGTSLDQFSPQSQDAPVNFCHLCQVLFPNDEEFQEHIQMHNSSSVSFGLQDNFSENHNISYDNSIASPESNFYASPINNVPSVSSVDNLGGFDQPQEQIRSNGHVYSDCSNNRTPSSNSTQGEPPIIDVNILNPALVHTQNTDNENKTEETTVDSDERPFKCQICGKSYRHSGSLINHKRSHQVGIYQCSICRKSYPHLAALKSHLRLHKAQPSSFSLTNEGDWLSSEPLTLDNQQGCFSSQVEEEDSTHLALGIDQENGLDHSNGALYHEQFNQDFSQDMTVHLPHNEHLMQRHMCADCGETFADIAGIKSHSCPLLQQQHDTTSSDYDSSINFQDSNGHCAIGNPASNVEFHGLNGSHDQSYFEQSFHENMSSDQLNGGGEGDNADEEDDDGDLYQCSICGNSYTSMRALRSHLRGHTQSHSTPASSGPSSMSSHEEVKDEEPGEMIICSTCGESFANRQDLITHQLLHNTDQVNNSTNLHVNNSAGSGSKEEAHSIICGSCGIFCTSYHHLENHGCTAGKKDESTNGKVEIKVNDVTQHEETSHVKDTVDTEDRQYKCDQCGRSYRHAGSLLNHKKSHKTGVFRCLVCQKRFYNLLALKNHQRSHFDIKRHTCHECGKAFKIQKQLLNHLRRHKENQAKIQELNNQIQALMQMNGTRSDEGMQSSTENPSQAFTSVRRCKQLSEEKMVQTKSETSVKSEDTGDQRPFACDQCGRTYRHAGSLVNHRNSHKTGEYYCSVCNNTYSNQLALKNHLRTHFAYKKHSCQNCGKGFRGKKQLLAHVCADLRKDGAAGRRGFKSRAFKCKQCKQAFLSVDQLEAHACDGPSGSSEVQTNMSPNKEERPFTCNICNRSYRHAGSLLNHKNTHKTGHFSCTFCSKPFTNPMALRNHTRIHTQKKKYVCLTCGKAFRLASILHNHQKVHNRAVSHFSCPACGKSFQGRSGLKRHRCRRGQENSTRVGVQQSERGDKCFMCDLCGRSYRHAGSLLNHKKTHSENLHHCTLCLQTFPDPLTLQIHSQMRRHCCPECGKTFCLIAHLQSHMEMHSKERSVVCSICQQSFPTTASYQQHQDMHHRAQGPYPQGVDEPVDNDFCWDSGINQTIGIDRIPKQVPPPLSHIPGSITDSQDNDSAGAEEKSHVCEHCGRTYRHAGSLLNHKNSHKTGSFFCSVCQKEFTNLMALKNHRRIHTEPKRYQCLECGKAFRVSTQLICHRRIHTKEKPFACLLCDKSFSSKSNLRHHQKMHQNTQTYDSSFSMDANTFMDLDMGSFL